The genomic segment ATCTAATGCTGGAAAAATTAAAGGAACAAGTATTTAAGGCAAATTTAGAATTGCCAAAAAAAGGGCTAGTATTGTTTACTTGGGGAAATGTGAGCGGAATTGACAGAGAAAAAAATCTGATAGTTATCAAGCCTAGTGGTGTAGACTATGAAACAATGAAAGTAGAGGATATGGTAGTAGTCGACTTGGATGGAAATGTTGTGGAAGGCGAATTAAATCCTTCATCCGATACTCCTACACATATTGAACTTTACAAAAAATTTCCTTCAATTGGAGGAATAGTTCACACTCATTCAACAAATGCAACAATATGGGCTCAAAGCGGAAGGGATATTCCAGCCTATGGAACAACAAATGCTGATTATTTCTATGGTTCAGTGCCTTGTACAAGAAAAATGACACCTGAAGAAATCGCAGGAGAATATGAAAAAGAAACTGGAACAGTGATTATAGAAACTTTTGAAAAAAGAGAACTAAATCCTCA from the Leptotrichia trevisanii DSM 22070 genome contains:
- the araD gene encoding L-ribulose-5-phosphate 4-epimerase — encoded protein: MLEKLKEQVFKANLELPKKGLVLFTWGNVSGIDREKNLIVIKPSGVDYETMKVEDMVVVDLDGNVVEGELNPSSDTPTHIELYKKFPSIGGIVHTHSTNATIWAQSGRDIPAYGTTNADYFYGSVPCTRKMTPEEIAGEYEKETGTVIIETFEKRELNPQYIPGVLVNSHGPFTWGKNPDEAVYNSVVLEEVAKMAMFTEIVNKDIKPMQQELLDKHFLRKHGANAYYGQKKK